The DNA sequence GGATAGCGGTTCATCCTCTATTGAGTATGGTAGCAAATCTTTGACTTTTGGAGGAGATGAAAGTGCCATACCGAAGACCATTCCAGTGAGTTCTCTTGAATGTTAAGGTCTTGTTTGAGGATTCAAGTTATTTTACTCGTGTTCAATTTTTTTCAGGTTTGTGATGATCGTCTCTCAGAGCTAATTCCGTGTTTGGACAGAAATTTCATATACCAAACAAGGTTGAAGCTTGATCTGACTATTATGGAGCACTACGAGCGACACTGCCCGATGCCTGAGAGGCGCTATAATTGTTTGATTCCCCCTCCTCCAGGATACAAGGTGTCTCTCTTTTCTCCAGCATTGTTTCTCTTAGATATAACTAAGAGAGTTAAATAAATTGGGAAAATTTCTGTGCTTACAAGCTTTGAGTTCTGTTCTTGATAATAGATTCCAATCAAGTGGCCCAAAAGCAGAGATCAGGTATGGAGGGCAAATATACCTCATACTCATCTTGCAACTGAGAAATCTGACCAGAGATGGATGGTTGTAAAAGGTGAAAAGATAGTTTTTCCTGGTGGAGGAACTCACTTCCACTACGGTGCTGACAAATATATTGCATCAATTGCCAATGTAAGATAGTTACTGTCTGGGCCAAAACATAAAACTTTTACATGACtagaaaaatttataacttaGTATCTGTGGTTTTGATATTTACAGATGCTTAACTTTCCAAACAATATCATAAATGATGAAGGAAGACTTCGCAATGTTTTTGATGTTGGCTGTGGTGTTGCAAGCTTTGGAGGATATCTTCTTTCTTCTGATGTAATAGCAATGTCATTAGCACCAAATGATGTTCATGAAAACCAAATACAGTTTGCTTTAGAAAGAGGAATTCCCGCATATCTTGGTGTCTTGGGGACATTAAGACTTCCTTACCCTAGTAGATCTTTTGAACTTGCCCATTGTTCTCGCTGTAGAATTGATTGGCTTCAAAGAGATGGGATACTTCTTCTTGAGCTAGATAGGTTACTCAGGCCAGGAGGCTACTTTGCGTACTCATCTCCTGAAGCCTATGCTCAGGATGAAGAAGATCGAAGAATATGGAGACAAATGAGTGCTCTTGTTGGGCAGATGTGTTGGAAAATTGCTGCTAAGAAGAACCAGACTGTCATATGGGTGAAGCCTCTTACAAATGACTGCTACTTAAAAAGAGAGCCTGATACTCACCCTCCCCTCTGCAGTCCTGATGATGATCCTGATGCTGTTTGGGGAGTTAAAATGAAAGCTTGCATCTCACGTTACTCTGATCGTGAGTGATATCTTCTCCATTTCATTTAATGATTTAGTCTGTTCTCTAATCTCAACACCATGAAATAAACTGATAATAAGAATGTTCCTATAGAGTATAGACCCTTAACagttcaaaaaatatttgactATGAATAACAAGTGATGAATGAAACAACGTAGTGCTTGAGGGGCGGCTGTCTTGTGATTATGGATATAATATCCAGTAGTTGGCTAGTTAAATCAGATAGCTTTTGCTATTCTAGATGGGCCCATGTTCTTTCTGATTACATTACATTCAACACAAGTTATAcaactcattttttttcatatattaatgtTGCATGGTTTTGTTCTTTTCCATCAACAATTTGTGGTattgtttctttactcttttatCATAAGTTGAAAAGTCAATAACCATATATTCTGCTGGTCTATGCAGAGATGCACAAAGCAAGAGGATCTGGTTTGGCTCCTTGGCCAGCTCGATTGACTACTCCACCTCCTCGTCTTGCTGACTTTAACTATTCTACTGAAATGTTTGAAAAGGACATGGTAATTTAAAATCTATCCTGTTTACACTTTTAATGACTTGAATAATGAATGCAAATAACCATCAAAAGTAGAAGCAAAGGTAACAGTGAAGAAAATTGTGAGAAATACAAGACAGAAGTGGAAACCCAACATTTGCCAATTGaaagtataaacaaatataactgGGATCTCATTCTCATAAAATTTGACATGAATAAATGAAGAAACTCTCCATTTTTGTCCAAAGGAAGACAATCTAAATGTGACACCATATGAATAGTTCTCTTAATTGTGATTTCATCTTTGTCCCAGTCATGAAATTGGGTGCAATATGGCTCAAAAGAAGTCATTATTCTTGAAATCAGAATCTAAAAGCATATTAGCTTCGTAGCAACGTGTCTGATTACGTTGTTTATGACAACTAATTCTGTTCAGGAATATTGGCACCAAGAGGTTGTTAATTACTGGAAAATGCTTGGCAATAAAATTAAGCCTGAGACAATTCGGAATGTGATGGACATGAAGGCACATTTGGGCTCATTTGCTGCTGCTTTGAAGGACAAAGACGTTTGGACTATGAATGTGGTGCCAGAAAATGGACCAAACACTCTCAAGATCATATATGATAGAGGGCTGTTAGGAACGGTTCACAATTGGTATGGCTCTTATCTTTATAAAGGAATTATCTTTCTCAAGGTTATAATAACAGCAATTTCTGTTTAATCTACTGCTTCATTCTCTTCAATACCTCTGAAACTTTGCCCTTTAATCTACAAGACTTTGCTGTTATTTCTCTGAAATGCAAGGATACCCCACCATTGGAAGCACTACTTTCATATAGTTAAACCACATTCTAGTTGGAAGAAATATTACCTTCTTTTGACCATGTTTTGTGATTGATGTGACAGGTGTGAAGCATTTTCAACCTACCCTCGAACTTATGACTTGCTCCATGCATGGGGTATATTTTCTGATATCATTGAGAAAGAATGCAGTCCAACGGATTTATTGATTGAAATGGATAGAATCCTGAGGCCTAAAGGTTTCGTCATTGTCCATGATAAGCGGTCAGTAGTGGTGTTTATAAAGAAGTTCTTGCCAGCATTGCACTGGATTTCAGTGGCCACATCTAATCTCGAGAAAGACTCAAGCCAAGACAAAGATGATGCAATTTTGATAATTCAGAAGAAGATTTGGTTGACAAGTGAGAGCATCCGGGTTTCAGAATAGTAGCATGCTCACTTTGAAGTTTAACGTTTCATCAATACACAGTCATGGAAAATTGATCTTATAGCTCTTTTCATGTGCTGTAGGTGCTCTTTTATATGTTATTCATATTCTCTACAACATAGGTAGAAGTGTCAGCAAAAGATCATCCAAATCATGTtggttgattttatttaattttggacACAATTAGTCACCCTTTTGTTGTGATTAAGATAATTAGATGAATTCCAGGaaagattttgtttttctaaatcaATTGGAACATATTACAGGATAATGAGgttgtatttgtttatttatttatcaattttgcTGCTGCTTTGGGAAACTTTTGATCAGGTTATTCTGGTTCACTACCTACATCGTCGCCCAATCCCAACCAACCATAAAAGACAAGACATAAACAAAAGGAATGGCTTCTAGTGAATTTTTATGGTAGCTTTAGTCACTTGAGAATAATGGGAGCGCAGAAACTATTTTGAGCTGTCATTACATCTGCATTTACTTCTAGCTAACATAGTACATCATTTTTTTGCTGTCCTGAAACTTGGAAACTTGCTGTTAATCGAGGAGTCGCATTTAAGGTATGAAACATTATgattattgtttcttttttctgtttgaTTTTATGTGATGTTTATGACAGAAGTTATGTACAAAAGTTAGATTAAGAGCAAGAATCTAAAAAAGGATGAATGAATAGAAATtcttattagaaaaatatacagAGCTTGAAAAGATATAACTAATAATGCTAGTTATGATTATTATGTTTATGACATAACTAATAATGCTAGTTATGATTATTGTAACTCTTTTATTGAATCGAGACTCCGTTTAAGCAACAAAAGCTCGAATCAAAGAAGTTGTTTCACTCTTTTGTTTCAAACAAATCGAAGTATGTTTGGTCTAGCATTATTTTCAACTATGGACATAACGTACTTATGtaacctgaaaaaaaaaagaaaagaaagaaagaacaaGAACACAGGTGTCAAGAAACTAGAATAAATACGGAACATGTAAGCGAGAAGAAAGTGAGGAAAGAAGAAATTTTCGTAAGAGCCTAAAGAAATTTTATGTGTCTCCTATTTTGCCACTCAGTCTTTAAATAGAACATTCTCCTTCCTTTGTCTCGTGCTTTTACAATTATCTCTATTAGAGGGTGGTTTATTGTTTCCTTTTCCTTGTTGCATGTTACACTTCTTCCTCATGAGAAacaaccttgtcctcaaggttgaAAGTTGGATAAGAGTTTCTTATATCTTGTCCAGATTCCCAAGTAGCTTCTGCTGCTTCAGTATGTTGTCACTGAATCAAAAGTTGTTGGACTACTGTTGAACCTTGCATGACTACTCGTGTTGTGAGAACTTTCTCAGGTTGGTCTAGTCCAAACTCATAAGTAGTAAGCGACAATGGAAAATAATGCTGATTATAGTGGCCATGAAACTTTTTTAGGAGTGATATGTGAAATACCAGATGTAATTTAGCAGTAGCATAGCTTGTAGGCATCATTTCCAATTTTTTGCAACACTTCAAAAGGGCCAAAGTAACGTAATCCTAGCTTATAGTTTTTCCTTAGAGCTAGCGACGGTTGACGATAGGCTATAACTTTACTAAAACCATATCACCGATAGCTAGTTGGACATCTCTCCTTTTCTTATTTGCTTGagttttcatataattttgGGCTCTTGACAAGTTAATTTTTAGCAGCCGTAATAAGGCATCTCGAGTCTACAATGTTTCTTGTAAAGCTGGAGGATCATCAACCTGATGGACGTATGGAACCACCGAAAGGGGATATAATGAAGCTCCACGAGTGATTTTGATGGTTGAATGAAGCTTCCTTGCAGTAATGATGAAGATGCACCGAAGAGAATGAGATGGAATGGCAGCAAAAATGGTTAGAGAAGGTTCCTAAGAGGTTAGGCCAACTTAGGAAGGAGGGCTAGAGGAGAAATCTAGGAGAATGCTCTAGCAATTTGGACTATCAAAAGTGCAAGTcatggagtgatctcaacatgTATTTGCAATAACAATCAAGAGTAATCTTACAAAGAGTGTGAAGActctcatttatagtagagaGCATCTCCTAAAATGAATACCAAAATGCAAGACTAAATGAAAGGTGGCCATGTGAAACACATGTGTCTAGACCTAGATCTAGATCTAAGATCCACAAAAAGTGTATCACATGCCAGGTGGTATGTCACACTTTTCTCATTTAACACATGTGCTAAATGTGCAACTCATGGCTAAAGCTAAATGTAAACTTGGTCTAAACTTTTGTAATTGGTCGTGAATGGACCCAATTGCTAAATCTAGATGAATTATGATCCAAAACTACTTCTaatcattttacaatttatttttaaagcatgGCCTAAACAATTGgcccaaaaataaatatattctaatGAACTTTTAGGAAGCTTTTGGAGTCCTTTAGGTCCATTATGGTCTTGAAGCTATTAGGCCTAAGAAAGAAGCATCATGATTGGTCTTTGATTGAGCCTATGACTAGGCCCAAGTCATCAGGAAATCATCTCGTTCTTGGGAAGTTCCCTCACGATTTTTTAGCAAGGTCACGATTCGACGAATTTCCTCTTTGTAACGTGTTAGTTAGGATTGCATATCCTTCATGCAAGTGTTTTCCACCATTGAGTCAATGAAAACACCAATTTGGAACtagaaaaaaagagaacaaGAACACATGTATCAAGAAACTAGAAGAAATACGGAACAACTAAGCGAGAAGAAATATTCTAGAAGATTTGTGAAAGTAAAGAAACCAAAGATACTTTCATTACCAAAAGATAAATGTTATTACATTCCaatcagaaaaaaataacaaaacagatAGAACAGAGAAAGAGACATAGACAAAACAAAAAGTGAGGAATGAAGAAAACTTCATAAGAGCCtgaagaaattttatttatcccCTATTTTGCCactcaaagtttttaaatagaACATTCTCCTTCCTTTGCTTCGTTGTTTTACGGTTATCTCTATTAGAGGGATggtttattttttcctttttttccttGGTGCATGTTACAacttatttctaaaattgaaggAACGAGTATAAGACCCTAAGTATCTATATGTATCAAGTCAAAGAAATTATCaaagtatttttttgtttaggAAGTATGTGTCACTACTATCAACAAAAAgggaatattttttgtttgccTTAAGTGACACATTTCACAAGAAATTGTCcttattgaatttcaaaaaaaggTGAATAAgttatatttggtttaattacacttttagtcctctaatttttttttgaaaactcaaaaaatatgtaattctTATTTGATGCAATTAAGtcaaaaaaatgatcaaataaagTTATTTCCTTTATATTGTCATTAACATCATGTTcgtacatgtcacgtgtcagttcatagtattttttatttttatttttattttttttcaaatttaaaatagattgTCACGTGCCAACTTATTATCGTACCACTCAACAGTGATAGTGCCACATATCCTATAGTGTCACATGTTAGTATCACTGTCACGTAGAGCTGTCAAAAGGGGTAACCCGGCCCGACTTGGCTCGACCCACCACAggttgatcacttagtgagtcaacccaacccggctcacttattagcgagtcaaaaaaatttgaacccgacccgacccaccacgggttggctcacgggctcacttaatttaaaaaaaatatatttttttattttttttccagtcaaaactaaattataattctaattaaaatctaaataaactttaatacaatctaaatacatcaaaatcacgaaaatacaaattatctatgtgttgactaaaaaaacaacctaacatgacccaagtGCAAAgttcaacttaacaaaaaaacacttgtgtgaccttttatttgcgggttggtgagccaacccggctcaccacaggTTCAACCCGAGAGAGCCAGGTTCTAAGTGAGCCGGGTCAAAattcaacccgtattgaaatttataaaaaaaattcaacccaacccggcccgAACCtgtgatgagccgggttggctcgcgagttccaacccattttgacagctttACTGTCACGTGTTAGTATCAGTGTCACATGACAATGTCTTGTATTCAATATAGTccctatatttaaaattttgactcGATTTAGTTCCAACTTGTTGGAGCTGTGTTTCTCTCTCCAAATaggaccaaattagtaattaagcttaattacaacttatatatacgtgttaaaataattttttcaaatttatacatcaaatcgctccacttaaatattgaaattaattttattttatacatttttaatttcaataaagaAATCCCTAtctaaacttataatttttaaatattaaaaatgtaaatataaaatgacactcgaaatttttaattctaatatttgacataatttaaaaaaagtattttcccttgttaatttgtttataaatttattgtgacaaatatatttacatgttttaacttaatatataataagtttaaagtagatttttttattgaaattaaaaatgtataaaataacattaatttcaatatttaggTGGCCtgattgatatataaattctaaaaaattaatttaacatgtatataaagttttatttaagTTTGAGTACTAATTTGGTCCTATTTTTAAGAGAGGCAACATTGAtccattttagaaaaaattacgACTAAATTGAGTCAAAATTTTAGATATAGATACTAGATTGAATAGAAAATACTATCATGTGGCACTGACACTTACACATGTGGTAAAGGACTATCTCTTGAACTTATACAAGAAGAACTCGAGGATGAACATTTGCAATTCAAAGGATCTATGATAAGGTCAAAGATCAAAACATGTCTCGAAGCTTATAATGTTCCATAAATGAGGGAACTTAAGAAATAGAAGATCGTGAacacaattgaaaaataattcaggaaattaattaaattgtaaatattattttaattttacagaTCGTTAAATTTTTTGGATGCACGAATCTCGCTAGGTGAGTTAGTTTGAGTTGGCTGGGCGAGTGGTCCTCGCTAGGCGAAAGTTGACAtcattaattttagttttttgttattttttatatgtttttggcTTTAGGCTTTCTTTTACGATTTAtatgttttcttaaacttatgtgcctatatatagaaATACCAAAAACTGATATAGatacttttagtcatatattaaattttttaagagaggatttttttatattcttggCTTAGGTCTCATATTCTTATCAAAAATTAACATCTTTATgacgaatcttcacttgacctGTTAATATGCTAGATTGTGGCATTCTCCATTACTGTCTTATCTTgtgttcttctctgatttatttttgttgtggtTCTGGaagatttaaattaaaaaatgatccTACTTTTTTCTCGAAAGGATTATATCATCCGGTATCTAGATCAAGGTTCTGGTTTGAATTTCCTcttctatcttatttttctgtcatatgaaagaaaattacaattttttaatgtctttttgttttgtgttttattttgaaattttatttttttcattacttAGAATTTTTGAAGGAGTAAAACCCTTAAGGTTTTATCCAATTCCATTGAGTTTTtaatttgtcttgttttttcgtgttctttatttaaattgtagATTTGATTCGTGAAAATTATTtgcttttgtgtttttttaattattgtagtCCCAATTAATTATTTGCTAGTACAATTATATTGATTTACATGAGTTTGAGAATTTGAAGGACAActtgtttagttttatttgtttatgtgTTGAACTgcgaaattgaaaagaaaaaaaaaagaatagtggatcaaagtcaaaaggaaacaaatatatattgaaagaaaaaaaaaggaaagtaaggattcaagaaaaaaaaaaaaaggagttcAACACAATTTTATTGATCTATTAAATTGTAATCTGTCTTTTCTTAGAGTCTTCGTGTtgttcatttaaatatttttggtagtctttttttattttttcctaacttttttgttttgtgtctttaaatttccttaaatttttatttagatcTTGCAACGTTTTTCACATGGTTTGTTCAGTATTTGCTTAAGCTACAAAAGTTCTTTGCCGTACGCGCTAAAGAGTATTTTAGTGGTAAGAGGCAAGGGAGTACATTCAAGAAAAAATCTATAAGTATGATACACAAgtaaaaatttgaatgaaacaCATAGAAGAGTGGTAaagtcataaatatattttattatactaacattttcttGCAGGAACTAACAATATTCAGTAATGTAATATGTTTCCGCAAAAACATCTTTTTAAACTTGGTTAACACATGGTTTAAACTATCATACTCCTAATCAAGATTATTTAATTAGAGAATTTAAAAGTATCAAGAGAATGGCAGAGAGAGATAACTTAATCTTTGTGAGGCCTAGGCGGAGAATGTCAATCTAACGAGTTGAGATGTACATGTTAACGACAATCTATAAAAATGacataattgaatatttttaaaaattaaagaacttAATTTCACTAATAattacatgtatttttttaaatttcctaGCAAATAAGACATAAACCATTTTGTAAGTTAGCTGCACCAATCATCCTAAAGAATTGATTTCCTAAATCTAACAAATAGAATCAGAAAAAAAGGAATTTGCATGACAATGCTTTAGTTATCTTAGACACTGATACTAAATTGTTTGTGTGATTGCTCTGAATTTGAGATTTGTTGAAAAAAGTGTCAATAACTTTTTCTACCAAGAATGATAATTGTTCCTTTTGAAAACAATTGGAACAAAAGAAATTACTTTATTCTCACCAAGAGGAACGTAATAAGGATCAAAGAATCTGTAAGTGGGATTAGAACTTCCATCATCAAGAAATAAATTCAAAGAATAGAAATCTTGGTAAAAGATTTGTTCACACCAACCATTTTCTATCTCAAAGTATGATAAGTAGAAAGGGGCTCCCCATACCATTTTATCATGGTATAAAAGTAGAATaaggaaataaaagaaagaatatgagaagagagaaatgaataaaaattctTATTACAGAGAAACAGATacaattaaaagttataaaaagttatttatggaataaaaaataaaaataacaactaattaattataattattgacaAACTAGTTGAAACTAATTAACATTGAACCAAACAAAGAATAACTAACAACAAACTCTAATATACAACATACTCTACAatagtttaaaagaaaaaggcGTTTCACATTAATTGTCATTTTACAAATAATACGAATAATAATTCCTGACACCTCCATTTCtcttaatattaaatgaaaatatggGACGAAAcaagaaatttataaattaaagattaaataagtttttaactTCTAAACTTCATTATtgcagatttgacattttacttcgccttataggTCTCGGTTATagcggaaccgaagcctataaggaggcggtgacATTTTGGCAATTTCGTCCAACTATATTGCCTCGGGTGTGTGCAAAACCGGTGCAGTAAgaggttttaggcctcggttgcaaaagaaccgaagcctataaggcagcccaaaccaaaatttcaaaaatgcaatCAACGTCAgcacttttggcttcgggtgttTTTGAACCGAGGCAATATGAAgaggtttttggcctcggttaaaaaagaaccgaggcctataagtcagCCAGTAACCCTCAAAAATGTCACCAGCGCCGTCacatttggcttcgggtctttattgaccgaggccataaagggactttaggcctcggttattaattgaaccgaggccatatgccCTATTTAGGTTCCCAAATTCGCGACTTCGCACTGTTCACCTTCGTCCCTGAGCGAACACTTTGCACGCGGTGGAGGCATTCTCGTCATTGTTTTCTCATGTGGTGGTGTTTAGTTCGTCATTGGCGAAGGAGGCATGCTCGCGGCTCACGACAAAGGCGTGATTTGGTGGTCACTCTCTTCCTTTG is a window from the Vigna unguiculata cultivar IT97K-499-35 chromosome 7, ASM411807v1, whole genome shotgun sequence genome containing:
- the LOC114191829 gene encoding probable methyltransferase PMT3, with product MGRGRADGKPRKRLVIPVIVLVIVGAFFYLYSRDSGSSSIEYGSKSLTFGGDESAIPKTIPVCDDRLSELIPCLDRNFIYQTRLKLDLTIMEHYERHCPMPERRYNCLIPPPPGYKIPIKWPKSRDQVWRANIPHTHLATEKSDQRWMVVKGEKIVFPGGGTHFHYGADKYIASIANMLNFPNNIINDEGRLRNVFDVGCGVASFGGYLLSSDVIAMSLAPNDVHENQIQFALERGIPAYLGVLGTLRLPYPSRSFELAHCSRCRIDWLQRDGILLLELDRLLRPGGYFAYSSPEAYAQDEEDRRIWRQMSALVGQMCWKIAAKKNQTVIWVKPLTNDCYLKREPDTHPPLCSPDDDPDAVWGVKMKACISRYSDQMHKARGSGLAPWPARLTTPPPRLADFNYSTEMFEKDMEYWHQEVVNYWKMLGNKIKPETIRNVMDMKAHLGSFAAALKDKDVWTMNVVPENGPNTLKIIYDRGLLGTVHNWCEAFSTYPRTYDLLHAWGIFSDIIEKECSPTDLLIEMDRILRPKGFVIVHDKRSVVVFIKKFLPALHWISVATSNLEKDSSQDKDDAILIIQKKIWLTSESIRVSE